In Geotalea uraniireducens, the genomic window GGACAGCGCCTTTTCCCGGATCAACCACTCGCCGGCGCCGGTTCCGGCACTGAAGATCACCGCATCGAGCCGGCCGAGCGTCGCCGTATAGGCGCCGAGGTACTTCTTGAGCCGGTAGGCTTCCATCTCCGCCGCCAGCAGGCACCGCTCATCGCCGGCCGCCGCCCGGGCCAGGTAGTCGGGACGCTCGAGGCGGTTGCCGGTGATCCCGGCCGCTCCGCTCTTCTGGTTGAGGATCCGGTCCATGTCCCGAGCCGTAAAGTCCTGCTCCTGCATCATGAATGGGACGATCCCCGGATCGATATCGCCGCAGCGGGTCCCCATCATCGTCCCCTCAAGGGGGGTCAGTCCCATGCTGGTATCGACCGATTCCCCCCCTTTGATGGCACAGATCGAAATGCCGGTACCGATATGGACGGTCACCAGGTTGCACTCCCGCGACGGCCGTCCGAGCAGCGCGGCACCACGCCGGGCGGCATAGCAGTGGGCAGCACCGTGGAACCCGTAGCGCCTGATCCCATAGTGCTCGTACCACTCGTAGGGAAGCGGGTAGATGAAGGCATGGGCCGGCATGGTCTGATGAAAGGCGGTATCGAAAACCGCCACCTGGGGAACGGCCGGAAGGAGTGCCAGGGCCGCCCTGATGCCGGTGACGTTGGGGGGGTTGTGCAGCGGCGCCAGATCTTCCATCTCGTGGACCGCTTCGACCACCCGGTCGTTGATGATCGTCGAGCGGGCGAAGGTTTCCCCGCCGTGCACCACCCGGTGGCCAACGGCCGCCAGTTCGTCGGTCCGGGCCAGGAGGCCATGGGCAGGGTCGGTAATCGTCTGCAGGATCAGGTCGATGGCCGCCCGGTGGTCCGGGCAGTCGGCCTCGACCCGCTGCGGCGGTTGGCCGGGCCGTTCCAGGGTGAGGAACGAATCGCCAAGTTCCACCCGGTCGACGATCCCCCGGGCGAGGACGGCGCGATCCGTCCATTCGAGCAGCTGGTAGCTGATGAAAAAGCTGCGGCAGTTCAAAGTCAGAATCTTCATACGATATCCTTGTCGATAGTTCGGTGCTGCAGGCCGCGGGCGCTCCGCCCGCTCGGGCTCAGTCGCCCCAGTGGATGCAGCTCACCGGGCAGGCGTCGATCGCCTGCTGGATCTTTTCTTCGGCCGCCCCGGCAGGGTCGAACACCTCCGCCAGGTTGTCCTCGTCGAAGCGAAACACTTCGGGAGAGGATTCCACGCAGAGGCCGCAGCTGATGCAGGAATCCTTGTCAACATAGACGTTACGGGCCATGATTCTATCCTCCTTGCCTGGTTGCCGGCGGCGCGGCCGCCGGAAGAAAGTGCCTACTCGGTACTGGCCGGAGCCACCACGCTCTTCTCCGGCACGATTTTGACGAACCGGTTGCGCGCCGTGGCGATGATCGCCGCCACGGCACCGGCTTCCTCTTCCTGGTGGGAATGGAGCAGTTCCCGGTGGTAGAGCAGCAGGAGCTCCTCGATGGCGGTCACGTCATGCTCCTCCGGGTCGCGGATCTCGACCCCCGCCCCCCGGGCCAGCCGCCGGCGCAACGTCTCCCGATCCAGCCCCGCCGCTTCGTCCAGATGGCAGTAGACGGTGCCGCCGGTCATCCCCGAACAGATCCACGGTCCCGGATCGCCGAGGACCACCGCCCGGCCGGCAGTCATGTACTCGAAGGCGAAGCCTTTCAGATTGGCCCGGCTGGCGATGTCCCCCCGGCCGTCGTCGAGAGGCGCGGCAATCCGGCCCCCGAAAACCACATCGGCGCCGGAAAGCCGGATGCAGGCCCGGCTGTCGGCATTCCCCTGGACCAGAAAGGTCCCCCCCTGGGCGCCGTAGGCGAACCCTTTGCCGACCGCCCCGCCGACCCGCCGGCCTTCGCGGTTTTCCCCCTTGAGAATGACCACCGTGCCGCCGCTGGCACTCTTGCCGACCCCGTCCTGGGCACCCCCCTCGACCCGGATGTCGATCTGTGGGATGGTGAATGCGGCCAGGCCGTTGCCGGGGATCGAATCACGGCGGAAATGGAGCAGGGCATGCTGTTCGGGCTGGAACCGTCCCGCCGCCACCCCGCGGACGAAGGCCCCCGCCAGATGGGTCCCCAGCGCCCGATCCGAGCTGGAAGCGCTATCATCGTCGTAGCGGACCCGCTCCTCGCCGGCGGTGAAGGCGTCGCCGACCAGCCCCGAGATCAGCGAGGTCAGATAATTGAGCGGCTTGCGGATGATCCGCGCCTCCTGTTCGGCGGCACGGGCCGGGCCGGGGCGGCCCGGGGTGAGCAGTTCGCCAAGATCGAGGCGATCGAGTCCCCGTGCCTGGTGCAGCAGGTCGCTCCGCCCGACCAGGTCTTGGGTGCGCCGGAAGCCGAGCTTGGCAGTGAGAATCCGGATTTCCCGCGCCATCCCCCGGAAGAAGGTGCTCATGTAGATGACGCCGTTTTCCTGGACCCGCGGCACGAACCGCTTCAATCCCCGCGCCTCGGCCTCTTCGAGGGTTTCGATCTGGGTGGCGATGCCGACGTGACAGGTGCCGAGATGGCAGCCGCGGCAGGCGGTACAGCCGATCACCACCATCGCCATCGTCCCGAAGCCGACCCGGTTGGCGCCGAGCAAGAGCAGCTTGATCACGTCCCGGCCGGTGCGGGCCCCGCCATCGGCCCAGATTTCCACCTTGTGCCGCAGCCCGGCTCCGACCAGGGCCTGGTGGGCCTCGGCAACGCCGATTTCCGCCGGCAGGCCGACAAATTTGATGGCGTGTTTACGGGCGGCGCCGGTGCCGCCGTCATAACCGCTGACGGTGACGATGTCGGCGCCGGCCTTGGCGACGCCGAGGGCGATGGTGCCGATGCCGGCCACCGCCGGCACCTTGACCGAGATCCGCGCCTGCGGGTTGGCAGTGCGCAGCTCTTCCACCAGCTGGGCCAGGTCTTCGATGGAGTAGATGTCATGGTTGTTGGAAGGGGAGATCAGCGACACCCCCGGGGTGGCGTGACGCGCCGCGGCGATCTTGGCCGTCACCTTGAAGCCGGGAAGATGGCCCCCTTCACCCGGCTTGGCTCCCTGGCCGACCTTGATCTCCAGGATGTCGGCGGAGTTGAGGAAGGCCATGTTGACCCCGAACCGCCCCGAGGCCACCTGCTGGCCGCGGTTCTCCCGGTAGCGGCCGAGCATGTCGGCAATCTCGCCCCCCTCGCCGTTCATGCAGACGATATTGAGCCGCTTGGCCGCCTCGGCATAGATGCGAAACGGCGTCTCCCCCTGGGAACCGAAGCTCATGGCCGAGATGAGGATCGGCAAGCTGTGCCGGCCGATGGCGGTATCCACCTCGTCCGGATCGACGACCAGCTCCGGGAGGTAGCGGAGGTCGAGGAGGTGACGGATCGCCAGCGGATACTCGGCCTCGTACTGCTGGATCAGCCGCGACAGGTCGGCGTAGCTCTCCTCCATTTTCGCCACCGCCCCGACCATCTTCCAGATCTTCGGGTAAAGCCGGAACTGCACCGGCACCGGCTGTTTCTCCCGGCTCCGCGCCACCGCGCTCCGCAAACGGTTCTCCGCTTCCAGCCGCTCCAGGGTCAGCCCCCCCTGGCCGGAACCGCAGAAGTTCGGCGTCTCGAAAATATCCGCCAAGTGGCCACAGAGGCCGATGGAGGCGAAATACTTGCCGTAGCCGCCAATCTCATGGGTCCCCATGGTCGAGATGACCTTTTCCAACCCCTTGGCCAGCACGGAAACAAGGCTGGCGAGCTCGTCCCCACCCTCGGCCCCCTCCCAGAGCAGGTAGGGACAGAGGGCATCGGCCCCCATGCCGAGGGCGAAGATCAGGTCGTGGAGATTGCGCAGCGCCCCGCTCCGGAGAACCAGCGACGTCCGCCGGCGCAGGCTTTCGCCGCCGGCGTCGGTCACCTCCTTGAGTCCCTTGTGCAGCACCGCCGTCACCAGGAACGGGTCGATGAACTCCCGCCCGGGCGTGAAGCAGTCGCCGTCGTCCAACAGGAGCAGCCCGGCGCCATGCTCCACCGCCTCGATGGCGGCACAGGTAAGCCGGACCAGCGCATCGCTGAGGCTCTCGTCCCGCTGCAGGGCGCAGGAGATCGTCCGGCAGCGTCCGGCGCCGGCGCCGAAGGCCGTCAGCAACGCCTCCAGGGTGACGGTACCGAACTGCCGGGCCACCGCCGGGTCGCTGTCGTCCGCGCCGGTCCGCCGGCCACCGGTAACGAGCGGCACCTCCAGGACGACGCCGGGGCGCAGCGGTCCGCGGAACTGCGGCCGCGGACCGAGGTAGACGCGGGTGGAAAAGTGCTCCGCCTCCCGCTCCCGGTCGATGGCCGGATTGGTGACCACTGCCACCTGTTCCTTGAAGTAGTCGGAAAGATTCTGCCGCTGTCCGGAAAGAGCGGCCAGCGGCCCGTCGTAGCCGAGGGAGGCGATCGGGTCCTGGCCGGTGCGGACCATCTCCTTGAGGTTGTTGAGGTCGCTGCTCTTCCAGGCGAAGGCGGACATCAGGTTGTCCTGGTGGAGGCGGGCGCTCCGCCGCCAGCGTGCCGGTCCGTCGGCCGCCGCCGGACCCGACAGGGCCGGGTCGGCGGCGGTCAGCAGCCGTTTCATGGCGCCGCCCAGGTTGACCCGCTTGCGGAACCACTGGTACACCTCGCGGCGGAGAGCCGGGTGATCGAGCAGCTCCAGCCGCTGGCCGGGGGTGATCGTCACCCCCATCTTCTCGCCGGGAGCCAGCGGTTTCGGGTCGCTGACGATCTCCTCGTGGGGAACGACCCCCAGTTCCGACGAAGCGAAGAATTCCTGGGCCGTCTCGCCGATCCAAAGCGGCCGCAGCCCCATGGCATCGACACTGAAGACGCAGTGGTCGCGATGGCGGGCGATGATTGCCGCCGGCCCCTGGGCGGAGGCCTTGAGAAACCGCCGAAACCAGCTGTACATGGCGCGCAGCTCCGGCGCCATGGCGTCGAGGGCGCTGAAGATCGGCGGAAATACCAGTTCCATCGCCTCGAAGAGGGTGAGGCCGTGCCGGCAGATCAGCCCTTCGAGGGTGCGGTTCAGGTCCTGGGAGTCGGAGCCGTCGGTCGGCAGCGGCACGCCGATCATCCGTGCCTCCTCCCGGAGCCGGGCGATAGTGTTGATCTCGCCGTTGTGGCCGAGCAGGCTGAAGGGCTGGGCCCGCAGCACCGTCGGCAGGGTGTTGGTGGAGTAGCGGCTGTGGCCGATGGTGACCGACGAAAGAAACTCGCGCCGCTTCAGTTCCGGATAGTAGCGGGGAAGCAGCTCCGGCGCCCCGTGGATTTTCCAGGCGGCGACGGCAGTAGAGAGAGAGGCGACGTGGATCGGGAAATCCCGTTCGAGTGCCACCTGCAGGTCGTAGAGCAGTTCGGCGCTGCGGGCCGGCTCGGGGCAGCGGAGCGCCAACTGCCAGAAGAGCGGTTCACCCTCGCGGGCCCGGCGCGACAGGACCTCGCTCCGGACGCTGCCCGACCGCTCCAGCAGCACCTCAGCACCGGCGGCGGCCAGTCGGGAGAGGATCTTCACCTGCAGCTGCGGATCGGCGGCGGTGGCCTCCTGAGGCAGCAGCAGGTGACCGACGGCAAAACCGGGCTCATCGGCCAGGCCGGCCGGCCGGCCGGCGCCTGCCAGGCTCTCCCGCCAGAGCAGCCGCGGAATGTCGGTCAGGACGCCGCAACCGTCCCCTTCGCCGTTGATCTCGCCGGCCCGGTGTCCCATCTTGATCAACGCCTCGATGGTCCGCTGCAGGTTGCCGTGGGTCGGCTGGCCCTCCTTGTTGAGGTAACAGATGATGGCACAGGCATCCCGTTCGGCGGGGACAAGCCCGGAGGGATCGATCGCGCGTTTGGTCATTCGCTACTCCTGATAGATGATCAGCTTTTTCCGGTCAGCTTCTTCCAGCCGCTGCCGGCCAGTTCCACCAACCCGTCAAGGGTCCGCTGATAGAACCGCTTTACCGGCATCCGGTTGATCAGGATCTGCCCCTCGCTCCGCTCCAGGCTGATCCGCTCGCCGGCGGCGAGGGCGGCGACCTGTTCGTAGTTCTCACCGCCGATGCCGAAAAGGAACCGGTAGTTCCTGCCGTCGGCCGCCCGGCAGGCAACGATCATCACGGTCGCCTCGGGCTCGCCGCTCTTGTGGTGGAAGCGGGTGGTGGCCGTGACAAAGGTCCCTGCGACAACGCCGTTTTCCGCCAGCAGCCGGTCGACGGTTACCTCTTTCGGCTTGAGCCGGCCGAGCGCCGGGACTCCCCACGGCCGGAACGGCTCGGGCCGGCGCCGCGCATGGCTGTCGCTCCGCTCCAGCAGAATGACGATGTTGTTGTTGATCGGTCCGCCGATGGAATGGGAGAGACCGGCGGCAAAGCGACCGGCGGTGATCAGCCGGTGATTCTCCACCACCTGGATCATCCCGGTGGCGCCGAGCGGGTGGCCCCGCCCCTTCAGCCCGCCGGTCAGGTTGGTCGGGAAGAGCCCCTGTTCGCCGGTCAACCGGTCGTCGAGCAGGGCATCGAGGAGACGGCCCCGGGAGACGAAACCGAGATCGACCATGTTGATCGGGCCGAAGCCATTGAACGGATCGTGCATGTTGACGTGAATCCGGCCGGCAAAGGTGCGGATATCCTTGATTCCCGCCATCCCGTAGGCCTCGGCGGCCGCGGCGACGGTGGCGGGAAAGGAGTGGAAGTAGGGGCGGTCGGCAATGGTCGGAATGTCGGTGGCGCTGCCAAGTCCGGCGACCAGCACCTCCTGGGGCTCGGCCGAGAGGATCACCGCGGCGACGCCGTCGGACATGGGACAGAAGTCGTGGTAGCGGAGCGGCCACCAGTAGCGATAGTTCCTGCCGTTGACGATCTGCCGGTAATACTCCTCCAGCGGAATCTCCTGCTGCAGGTGCGCCTCCGGGTTGCGGGCGGCGAAACGCTGGGCCCGCTGGGTGAGGAGCGCCGAGAAAGCGGTCCACTCGTCGAGCGACAGGCGGAGGCGTTCCATCAGCGCCCGGGCCACCAGGGCGCCGCAGGCGGGCATCGTCAGGCCGAATTCCGCCTCGTCCCGGTCGATCACCCCGGCGACGATCCGGGTCGCCTCGGCGGTGGCGGCATCGCTCATCTTCTGGATGCCGATGGCCAGCACATGGTCGCAGCGGCCGGAGGCGATCTGCAGGTAGGCGTTCTCGAAGGCAGAGGCTCCGGAGGATGAGGCGGTATCGATCAGCACCGATTTGGCGCCGGAAACGCCGACCACCCCGGCGATCTTGGCAGCGGTATTGTCGACACCGGAGAAGGCCACCGGGCTCTGGGAGCCGACCACCACCGCCTCGATCTGTTCCGGGCGGATGGGCGAGCCGGCAAAGACCGCCCGGGCCCTTTCCGCAAGATCGAGGAAGGAGAGTTCTTCCCGGTGCCGGCCGTCATAACGGCCCACCGGGGCCATCCAGGAGGCGGCGAGATAGACCTTTCGCGGCACGAAGTCGCGCTGGCGCATGGTTCCTCCGTTCGTGGCCGGCCGTTCGCCGGCCCGGCCACGGGGCAGGCATTCCTTGCTTTCATTCTATACGAAGCGGCCTGCCGGCGGCAAGGCGGCAGGGCAAAAAAAGCCCGCGCCGTTCCTGCCGGCGCGGGCTTCGTTGCTCACCCCGGATTCCGTTACTTGGTATCGAGCGGCACTTCCCGGATCGGGGTCGGTTCCGGAATCGCCGTGCTGTCGGCCGGCGCGGCCGTCGGCGCACTGCCAGCCGGCGGCGTCGTTGCCGTCGGTGTGGTCGCCGGCGGCACCGCTGGCGTGGCAACCGGCTGGGCAACCGGCTGGACGGCGGCCGGCGGAGCGGGCGACGGCGTCACCGCCTGCTGCTTGTCCTCGCCGAACAGCCGGAACGGCGGTTTGAGAATCCCCACCATGTCGTCGAAAAGGCGATAATAGGGGGCCGTCGCCTTCCGCTCGCGGAACAGCAGGTCCTTATCCTTCTGCCCGAGATAGCGGGCCAGCCCCGGAATGGTCTTGAATTTGACATCGACCCGCTCGTCGAGATTGGCTCCCGCCTCGTCGAAGTCGGGATACTGGAGTTCGGCCAGGACCGGGGTGCTCGGGCCGCCAACCCGGAAGTTGGGGTATTCCCAAAGGGTAACGCCGTTGGCGTCGAGAACCTGGGCGGTCATGATCAGGTCGTTATAATCGGCATCCAGATACTTGAGCAAGTTGCTGGAAAAGAGCCGGTCCCGCTTGGTCAGGCCGCTGACCACCACCAGGAGTACCGCGTCGACGTTGTTCCGGGTGATCAGGTTGCGGATTTCGTCGGTCTTGTAGAACTGCTTGTTATAGGCCACCCCGGCATCGTCGCGCCGTTCGTCGCGGTAGAGGAGCGTCCGGAACAGCTGGTCGGGGTCGGCGGCATCGATGAAGCGGACCGAGAAGTAGGCGCCCGTATCCTTGATCATCGTTACCAGTTCCTTTTCGTTCTTCTTGTTGAACTCCTTGACCAGGGCGAGCAGCGCCTCCTTTTCCGGGTGGCGGATGTCCGAATCGGTGTCGACGAAGATCGGGGCGACGCCGAGCACTTTCACTTTCTGTTCATAGCTGTCGCGGGGGATGTTGAAAGGATTGTGGGCACAGCCGAAGGCGGTGAGTGCCAGAACCGTCACGAGAAGCCATTGCGCAAGCCGTTGCATCGTTTCCTCCTGAATCGATTAGTGCGAAGCCGGGAGACACAAGCCGGCTCCCTGGTTATCAGGCATCGTAAAACCATGACCGAGCCGGGCTGGCATCATTGCCGCCCGCGCGAAACCTCGACACACCCCTCGGTCCGCCCCGGTTTCTTGCTCGCTGGCCGGTATCTCGGCCTCCTGCTGACGTTTTTCAACAGCTTGTTATAACAGAAGCGGACCCGATTGACCACCCCTTTCAATGCTTGCCGGGCGTGGTATCGCGAACGAAGAGGAACAGCGTCCAGGCCATGGCCAGCCCGCAGACCGGGATGAGAAAGGCGCTGTGATAGGCGGCAGCCGGATAACCGGCGGCGCCGCGCGGGAAGCGGCCAATCACCAGCCCCATCGCTTGCTGGACGGTGGCCGCCCCGGTCAGGACGAAAAAATTGAGCGCGGTGCTGGCGGTGGCGGAAATGCGGGGCGGGAACATCTCCTTGACCATCGGGTAAATGGTCACCCCGGAGGAGACCGCCAGGCCAAAGGCGAAGAACAGCAGGGCGAGCAGCGGCCCGGAAAGCCGCTCGGCAGGGCCGAGGGTGAGGGTCAACAGGCCGAGCAGCAGCCCCTGGCCGGCCAAAAGCGTCCGTTTCCGCGACTTGAACAGCCGGTCGGCGACCGTACCGAGCCCCAGGCAACCGGTGATGAAGCCGGTGGAGACGAGGAGCAGCAGCCGGCCGGCGCCGGTACGTGACAGACCGAGAATCTCCATCAGCCAGGGGCCGCCCCAGAGTCCCTGCAGCGCCATATAGCCGGCGTACCAGAAAAAGGCGAGCAGGGCCAGCAGCCAGAACGAAGGGGTTCTGAAGACAGTTCCCCAGTCGGCAAGAGGGGTGGCGGCCGCCGGCGTTGCAGCGGCCCCTGCCGCACCAGCCGCAGATGGGGAGGGTGGCGCGTCGCGAACCACGGCGAAGACCAGCAGCGTGACCGCCAGTTGGACCGCCCCCACGGCGACGAACGGCGGTCGCCACCCCGCCAGGGAAACCGCCCAGGCGAGGGGTGCGGTGGCGGTGAGATTCCCCAGGTTGCCGACAGCGACGATCAGGCCGGAGACGGTGGCATATTCGCGGGGGGAAAACCAGCGGGTGAAGACCTTCAGCGCCCCCATCAAAACCGCGGCGGTGCCGGCGCCGATCAGGAGCCGCCCGGCCAAAAGCGGCAGAAAGCCGGGTGCCAGGGCGAAGAGGAACGAGCCGGCGACAGTGAGCAGGCCGAACAGGCTGACGATCCGCCGGCCGCCGAAACGGTCGAGCAGCGGCCCGAGAGGGATCTGGGCCAGGGCGAACGCATAGAAGAGGGCGCCGGATAGGATGCCGATCCGCGGCGCGGGGAGCTGGAATTCGGCAGCCAGGTCCTTTGCCACCACCGCCATCGAGACCCGGTAAAAGTAGGCAACCAGATACATGAGGGCCAGAACGGCAAATATTCTCCAGCGCTTCCGCATGGGGCTCCCGGGAGGGTAGGGGGTACGGCCGACGAGGCCGCCGGCGCTGTCCGAGACTACCGTTAAACGGCCGATAACTCAAGGGCAATCCGCCCTACTGCCCCGCCGGCTTCCCTTCGCGGGGCAAATATGCTATAGCCGATACGGCAGCATACCTTCTTCCGGGACGGTCCCATGCAGTGGCTCCTCATCGTCTCCGCCGGGTTCTACCTGTGCGGCTCGTTCAAGCGCCCCCTCTTCGCCGGCGGTCTATTGGCGGGAGCCGCCTATCTGGCCGGGCGGGGGATTGCCCTCGGCCGGCTCCCCCTGGTCGGCCCCCACGACACCCTGGCGTTTTTCTCGGTATCGCTCGGCCTGATGGCCCTGCCGTTCCTGTTCGCACCGGCGGCGCCCGACTCGGCCGGCTTTCGTCGGGGGGCCGGGTTGCTGGCCGCCCTGTTCGCCCTGCTGGCGCTCCTCTTTCCCGCCTTTGCCATGCCACTGCCGCCGGTGCTCCGGACCTTCTGGTTCGAACTCCATGTAGCACTGGCCTTCTTTGCCTATGCGCTGTTCGGCATCGGCGCCGTCGGCGGCGCCGTCTTCCTGAACGGCGGCGAGCGGCGGCTGCTCGATCTCCAGTACCGGGCACTCCTTGTCGGCTACAGCTTCTTTTCCGCCTCGATGGTCGCGGGAGGGATCTGGGGCTATTACGCCTGGGGCACCTACTGGCTCTGGACCCCCAAGGAGCTCTGGACCTCTATCCTCTGGCTCTGCGCCACCTTCTTCCTCCATCTACGGCTGCGGGGCGGAGGAGGGGACCGGCTGGCCGCCTGGGGAGGGATCGTGAC contains:
- a CDS encoding MFS transporter; amino-acid sequence: MRKRWRIFAVLALMYLVAYFYRVSMAVVAKDLAAEFQLPAPRIGILSGALFYAFALAQIPLGPLLDRFGGRRIVSLFGLLTVAGSFLFALAPGFLPLLAGRLLIGAGTAAVLMGALKVFTRWFSPREYATVSGLIVAVGNLGNLTATAPLAWAVSLAGWRPPFVAVGAVQLAVTLLVFAVVRDAPPSPSAAGAAGAAATPAAATPLADWGTVFRTPSFWLLALLAFFWYAGYMALQGLWGGPWLMEILGLSRTGAGRLLLLVSTGFITGCLGLGTVADRLFKSRKRTLLAGQGLLLGLLTLTLGPAERLSGPLLALLFFAFGLAVSSGVTIYPMVKEMFPPRISATASTALNFFVLTGAATVQQAMGLVIGRFPRGAAGYPAAAYHSAFLIPVCGLAMAWTLFLFVRDTTPGKH
- a CDS encoding thiolase family protein — translated: MRQRDFVPRKVYLAASWMAPVGRYDGRHREELSFLDLAERARAVFAGSPIRPEQIEAVVVGSQSPVAFSGVDNTAAKIAGVVGVSGAKSVLIDTASSSGASAFENAYLQIASGRCDHVLAIGIQKMSDAATAEATRIVAGVIDRDEAEFGLTMPACGALVARALMERLRLSLDEWTAFSALLTQRAQRFAARNPEAHLQQEIPLEEYYRQIVNGRNYRYWWPLRYHDFCPMSDGVAAVILSAEPQEVLVAGLGSATDIPTIADRPYFHSFPATVAAAAEAYGMAGIKDIRTFAGRIHVNMHDPFNGFGPINMVDLGFVSRGRLLDALLDDRLTGEQGLFPTNLTGGLKGRGHPLGATGMIQVVENHRLITAGRFAAGLSHSIGGPINNNIVILLERSDSHARRRPEPFRPWGVPALGRLKPKEVTVDRLLAENGVVAGTFVTATTRFHHKSGEPEATVMIVACRAADGRNYRFLFGIGGENYEQVAALAAGERISLERSEGQILINRMPVKRFYQRTLDGLVELAGSGWKKLTGKS
- a CDS encoding ferredoxin, which codes for MARNVYVDKDSCISCGLCVESSPEVFRFDEDNLAEVFDPAGAAEEKIQQAIDACPVSCIHWGD
- a CDS encoding glutamate synthase-related protein — its product is MTKRAIDPSGLVPAERDACAIICYLNKEGQPTHGNLQRTIEALIKMGHRAGEINGEGDGCGVLTDIPRLLWRESLAGAGRPAGLADEPGFAVGHLLLPQEATAADPQLQVKILSRLAAAGAEVLLERSGSVRSEVLSRRAREGEPLFWQLALRCPEPARSAELLYDLQVALERDFPIHVASLSTAVAAWKIHGAPELLPRYYPELKRREFLSSVTIGHSRYSTNTLPTVLRAQPFSLLGHNGEINTIARLREEARMIGVPLPTDGSDSQDLNRTLEGLICRHGLTLFEAMELVFPPIFSALDAMAPELRAMYSWFRRFLKASAQGPAAIIARHRDHCVFSVDAMGLRPLWIGETAQEFFASSELGVVPHEEIVSDPKPLAPGEKMGVTITPGQRLELLDHPALRREVYQWFRKRVNLGGAMKRLLTAADPALSGPAAADGPARWRRSARLHQDNLMSAFAWKSSDLNNLKEMVRTGQDPIASLGYDGPLAALSGQRQNLSDYFKEQVAVVTNPAIDREREAEHFSTRVYLGPRPQFRGPLRPGVVLEVPLVTGGRRTGADDSDPAVARQFGTVTLEALLTAFGAGAGRCRTISCALQRDESLSDALVRLTCAAIEAVEHGAGLLLLDDGDCFTPGREFIDPFLVTAVLHKGLKEVTDAGGESLRRRTSLVLRSGALRNLHDLIFALGMGADALCPYLLWEGAEGGDELASLVSVLAKGLEKVISTMGTHEIGGYGKYFASIGLCGHLADIFETPNFCGSGQGGLTLERLEAENRLRSAVARSREKQPVPVQFRLYPKIWKMVGAVAKMEESYADLSRLIQQYEAEYPLAIRHLLDLRYLPELVVDPDEVDTAIGRHSLPILISAMSFGSQGETPFRIYAEAAKRLNIVCMNGEGGEIADMLGRYRENRGQQVASGRFGVNMAFLNSADILEIKVGQGAKPGEGGHLPGFKVTAKIAAARHATPGVSLISPSNNHDIYSIEDLAQLVEELRTANPQARISVKVPAVAGIGTIALGVAKAGADIVTVSGYDGGTGAARKHAIKFVGLPAEIGVAEAHQALVGAGLRHKVEIWADGGARTGRDVIKLLLLGANRVGFGTMAMVVIGCTACRGCHLGTCHVGIATQIETLEEAEARGLKRFVPRVQENGVIYMSTFFRGMAREIRILTAKLGFRRTQDLVGRSDLLHQARGLDRLDLGELLTPGRPGPARAAEQEARIIRKPLNYLTSLISGLVGDAFTAGEERVRYDDDSASSSDRALGTHLAGAFVRGVAAGRFQPEQHALLHFRRDSIPGNGLAAFTIPQIDIRVEGGAQDGVGKSASGGTVVILKGENREGRRVGGAVGKGFAYGAQGGTFLVQGNADSRACIRLSGADVVFGGRIAAPLDDGRGDIASRANLKGFAFEYMTAGRAVVLGDPGPWICSGMTGGTVYCHLDEAAGLDRETLRRRLARGAGVEIRDPEEHDVTAIEELLLLYHRELLHSHQEEEAGAVAAIIATARNRFVKIVPEKSVVAPASTE
- a CDS encoding acetate kinase gives rise to the protein MKILTLNCRSFFISYQLLEWTDRAVLARGIVDRVELGDSFLTLERPGQPPQRVEADCPDHRAAIDLILQTITDPAHGLLARTDELAAVGHRVVHGGETFARSTIINDRVVEAVHEMEDLAPLHNPPNVTGIRAALALLPAVPQVAVFDTAFHQTMPAHAFIYPLPYEWYEHYGIRRYGFHGAAHCYAARRGAALLGRPSRECNLVTVHIGTGISICAIKGGESVDTSMGLTPLEGTMMGTRCGDIDPGIVPFMMQEQDFTARDMDRILNQKSGAAGITGNRLERPDYLARAAAGDERCLLAAEMEAYRLKKYLGAYTATLGRLDAVIFSAGTGAGEWLIREKALSGMELFGVALDREKNRRVQSADREEFIGAAGGAVPIYVIPTEEEMVLAEEVAGILGAGPAAHFSPAA
- a CDS encoding cytochrome c biogenesis protein, with protein sequence MQWLLIVSAGFYLCGSFKRPLFAGGLLAGAAYLAGRGIALGRLPLVGPHDTLAFFSVSLGLMALPFLFAPAAPDSAGFRRGAGLLAALFALLALLFPAFAMPLPPVLRTFWFELHVALAFFAYALFGIGAVGGAVFLNGGERRLLDLQYRALLVGYSFFSASMVAGGIWGYYAWGTYWLWTPKELWTSILWLCATFFLHLRLRGGGGDRLAAWGGIVTFAVALFTYLGVSILMRSSHSF